The Candidatus Paracaedimonas acanthamoebae genome window below encodes:
- the traC gene encoding type IV secretion system protein TraC → MLQNLPQLLGHKIATFFGERTNYGVNPTSPSLDALNEVLKTYSLSEFMPYESYDPGVSLFSNHQSIGFVLETPPLVGCSEQMQTMVSGIFRDLLPEESCLQCILYADSHIDGFLENWQQSRKGKGEITEYLAEQRINHLRNLIFEGTGSTCFRHYRFIMAYSKRGSLLNPLLKQEILSLRDQLSAALQNLGLPLKLWDANDLIQTLSGWFTSAQETAQDTRKWNQFDSLSKQILIPGQHFLIEPKHIVVNFEDSYTRTYAVETEPDEWSLHAMGELIGDQFREYLRLPCPFMIHYGVYVPPQESTSTRLKARAAYSERQATPSLIKLIPRLQEEAMEFAYMRERLAEGERLVRTNLTITLFCPQQLMERADQALHTVYKTKKWKLRANRIIHLQSLLGCLPMNWGEGIHEDLSYHGRTKTTLSTESANLVPLQGEWCGTRSPDVLLSGRRGQIFHWSPFDNTSGNYNVCVVGRSGSGKSFFMQEMLTSTLGLGGRVFVLDVGRSFEKTCHLLGGQFIEFTTDTPLCINPFSTIPTQSVEETSDALAMLRPIVAVMVAPKRGTTDIENAFIDKAVFAAWEKNGANASIDDIAEWLQLQTDERAKDLSTMLFPYTSQGAYGRFFNGTCNVNFKHNLVVIELGELKERKELQSVVFKTVFMQILNQMLGGDRKTPTLIKMDEIWDVLKGEQKEEAHYIEAGVRQSRKFFCALVFGTQSVHDFYASPAAQAAFENSDWLCLLSQKKESIAQLKKSERLLLDPGAEELLNSVTTQQGKYAEIMIVGPQGAAVGRLITDPFTRILYSTKAEEYAAVKQYQAQGMSLLNAVKVVAGVAA, encoded by the coding sequence ATGTTACAAAATCTGCCTCAACTCCTAGGTCATAAGATTGCCACCTTCTTTGGAGAGCGCACCAATTATGGGGTAAACCCCACCTCTCCTTCCTTGGATGCGCTCAATGAGGTCCTAAAGACCTACAGTCTTTCAGAATTTATGCCGTATGAAAGCTATGATCCAGGTGTGAGTCTTTTTAGCAATCATCAATCTATTGGTTTTGTCCTCGAAACACCCCCTTTGGTGGGATGTTCTGAGCAAATGCAAACGATGGTGAGTGGTATCTTCCGTGATCTCTTGCCTGAAGAGTCCTGCCTTCAGTGTATCTTGTATGCGGACTCTCACATTGATGGCTTTTTAGAGAACTGGCAACAATCCCGAAAGGGCAAGGGAGAGATCACAGAATACCTTGCCGAGCAAAGAATAAATCACTTAAGGAATCTTATCTTTGAAGGTACAGGCTCGACCTGCTTTCGTCATTATAGATTCATCATGGCTTACTCAAAACGGGGGAGCTTATTAAATCCTCTTTTAAAACAAGAAATCCTCTCTTTAAGAGACCAACTTTCAGCCGCTCTTCAAAACTTAGGTCTTCCCCTTAAACTATGGGATGCGAATGATCTCATACAAACGCTCTCAGGGTGGTTTACTTCAGCTCAAGAGACAGCCCAAGACACCCGCAAGTGGAATCAATTTGACTCACTTTCAAAGCAAATCCTCATTCCTGGCCAGCACTTCTTGATTGAACCAAAACATATTGTTGTAAACTTTGAAGACTCTTATACCCGCACGTATGCTGTTGAAACAGAGCCTGATGAATGGTCACTCCATGCTATGGGAGAGTTGATTGGCGATCAATTTAGGGAATACTTGCGACTCCCTTGCCCCTTTATGATCCACTATGGCGTTTATGTCCCGCCTCAGGAGAGTACCTCAACGCGTCTTAAAGCAAGAGCAGCGTACTCAGAACGGCAAGCCACCCCCTCCCTCATTAAGCTGATTCCCCGTCTTCAAGAAGAAGCAATGGAGTTTGCGTATATGCGAGAAAGACTTGCTGAAGGTGAGAGACTTGTGAGAACAAATCTTACAATTACGCTCTTTTGCCCACAACAACTTATGGAAAGAGCCGATCAAGCGCTGCATACAGTTTACAAAACGAAGAAGTGGAAGCTCCGAGCCAATAGAATTATTCATCTTCAATCCCTTTTAGGATGCTTGCCGATGAACTGGGGCGAAGGCATTCATGAAGACTTGAGCTATCATGGAAGGACAAAAACCACTCTTTCAACAGAGTCTGCCAATCTTGTGCCTTTGCAAGGCGAGTGGTGTGGGACAAGATCTCCTGACGTCTTGCTCTCTGGAAGACGAGGACAAATCTTTCATTGGTCTCCTTTTGATAACACGAGTGGTAATTATAATGTGTGTGTGGTGGGGCGGTCAGGCAGTGGTAAATCCTTCTTCATGCAAGAAATGCTAACCTCCACTTTGGGGCTTGGGGGGCGTGTCTTTGTTCTTGATGTTGGCAGATCCTTTGAGAAGACCTGTCATTTATTAGGGGGCCAGTTTATTGAATTTACCACAGATACCCCTTTATGCATTAATCCCTTCTCAACAATCCCCACTCAAAGTGTAGAAGAGACCTCCGATGCTTTAGCAATGTTAAGGCCCATTGTGGCGGTAATGGTAGCGCCTAAACGCGGTACCACCGATATTGAAAATGCCTTTATTGACAAGGCTGTCTTTGCAGCCTGGGAGAAGAATGGAGCAAATGCATCCATTGATGATATAGCCGAGTGGCTTCAACTTCAGACGGACGAGCGGGCCAAAGACCTCAGCACTATGCTCTTTCCTTACACATCCCAAGGGGCTTATGGACGGTTCTTTAATGGCACATGTAATGTCAACTTTAAGCATAATCTTGTTGTCATTGAATTAGGGGAGCTTAAAGAGCGGAAAGAGCTTCAAAGTGTTGTCTTTAAAACAGTCTTTATGCAGATCCTTAATCAAATGCTGGGGGGCGATCGTAAAACCCCCACGCTCATTAAAATGGACGAGATTTGGGATGTCCTTAAAGGAGAACAAAAAGAAGAAGCACACTACATTGAAGCAGGGGTGCGGCAATCCCGTAAATTCTTCTGTGCTCTTGTCTTTGGCACCCAATCAGTTCATGACTTTTACGCCTCTCCTGCAGCACAAGCTGCCTTTGAAAACTCTGATTGGCTGTGTTTACTTTCTCAAAAGAAAGAGTCCATTGCACAACTCAAAAAGAGTGAGCGTCTCTTACTTGATCCAGGAGCAGAAGAGCTTTTGAATTCAGTCACCACCCAACAAGGTAAATATGCCGAGATTATGATTGTGGGACCACAAGGAGCAGCTGTGGGAAGGCTTATTACTGATCCTTTCACGCGAATCCTTTATTCGACCAAGGCTGAAGAATATGCAGCTGTCAAACAGTATCAAGCGCAAGGCATGAGCTTGCTGAATGCCGTAAAGGTTGTTGCAGGAGTTGCAGCATGA
- a CDS encoding S26 family signal peptidase: MNPKLVRLLPLKYLNVANGILVFILVLGLGNCIYERTTLAINGSKSLEGKYFFVIKSYGAPLTLKEGDYVAFTHPWVPGIVIKQVKGVSGDTVLHINHKAFVNEELIGPIFSLSRDQRTLTPGFQGIIPQGSYFVAGEHARSFDSRYAEVGLLTNENIYGKAYKIF; this comes from the coding sequence ATGAACCCAAAGCTTGTTCGCCTTCTCCCGTTGAAATATCTGAATGTCGCCAACGGTATTCTTGTTTTCATCCTTGTGCTTGGCCTTGGCAATTGCATTTATGAGCGTACAACCCTTGCGATCAACGGAAGTAAATCGTTAGAGGGCAAGTACTTCTTCGTCATTAAGAGCTATGGAGCCCCTCTTACTCTTAAAGAAGGCGATTATGTCGCTTTCACTCATCCTTGGGTGCCAGGGATTGTTATTAAGCAAGTGAAGGGAGTGTCAGGAGACACTGTCCTTCATATCAATCATAAAGCTTTTGTAAATGAAGAGCTTATTGGTCCTATTTTTAGCTTAAGTCGTGATCAAAGAACTTTAACCCCTGGATTCCAGGGCATTATCCCTCAAGGATCATACTTTGTGGCAGGTGAGCATGCGCGGAGCTTTGATTCTCGGTATGCAGAAGTGGGGCTTTTAACAAATGAGAACATCTATGGCAAAGCTTATAAGATATTTTAG
- the traW gene encoding type-F conjugative transfer system protein TraW, with protein sequence MAKLIRYFSVSLFMISSLPAKDLCCHGELFPIAEESLLEVIKRRLLNMQESGALETYQKQLAEHAKKKALIPEPVKIQHTKISRTFYYDPTLTLSEDLKDHEGQVFAKKGDKANPLEIIPLTKELLFIDGEDEEHLNWALSRTFPSKIILIRGQPLKLEERHHRPFYFDQLGFLTGRLSIKQVPARVFQEGTRLKIEELNIHITRSSNHE encoded by the coding sequence ATGGCAAAGCTTATAAGATATTTTAGCGTTTCTCTATTTATGATTTCCTCACTCCCTGCCAAGGACTTATGTTGTCATGGGGAACTCTTTCCGATTGCGGAAGAAAGCCTCCTTGAAGTTATCAAGAGGCGCCTTCTCAACATGCAAGAAAGTGGCGCCCTTGAGACCTACCAGAAGCAGCTTGCAGAGCATGCCAAGAAGAAAGCACTCATCCCCGAGCCTGTTAAGATTCAGCATACGAAAATCTCGCGTACTTTTTACTATGATCCAACACTCACGTTATCTGAAGACTTGAAGGATCACGAAGGGCAGGTTTTTGCCAAGAAAGGCGATAAAGCTAATCCTTTAGAGATTATCCCTCTTACCAAGGAATTGCTCTTTATCGATGGGGAAGATGAAGAGCATCTAAATTGGGCGCTTTCTCGTACCTTCCCTTCAAAAATTATCCTTATTAGAGGCCAACCTCTCAAGCTGGAAGAGAGACATCATCGCCCCTTTTATTTTGATCAGTTAGGGTTTCTCACGGGGCGCTTAAGCATTAAGCAGGTTCCTGCCCGCGTCTTTCAAGAAGGCACACGCCTTAAAATAGAAGAATTAAACATCCACATAACACGGAGTTCTAATCATGAATAA